The following proteins come from a genomic window of Coffea arabica cultivar ET-39 chromosome 11c, Coffea Arabica ET-39 HiFi, whole genome shotgun sequence:
- the LOC113716585 gene encoding chlorophyll a-b binding protein, chloroplastic, translating to MASACASSAIAAVAFSSSPSPQKNGSILGATKASFLSGRKLRVSQYTSPPAGARSLTICAAAADLERPIWFPGSTPPPWLDGSLPGDFGFDPLGLGSDPETLRWNVQSEIVHCRWAMLGAAGIFIPEFLTKIGILNTPSWYSAGELEYFTDTTTLFVVEMILIGWAEGRRWADIIKPGCVNTDPIFPNNKLTGTDVGYPGGLWFDPLGWGTGSPEKVKELRTKEIKNGRLAMLAVMGAWFQHIYTGTGPIDNLFAHLADPGHNNVFAAFTNK from the exons ATGGCCTCAGCCTGTGCTTCCTCCGCGATTGCTGCCGTCGCCTTCTCTTCTTCCCCAAG CCCTCAGAAGAATGGATCCATCCTGGGAGCAACGAAAGCTTCTTTCCTTAGTGGGAGGAAACTGAGAGTAAGCCAGTACACTTCTCCTCCTGCTGGAGCACGATCACTGACCATCTGTGCTGCAGCTGCTGACCTCGAGAGACCCATCTGGTTCCCCGGCAGCACACCACCCCCATGGCTTGATGGCAG CCTCCCAGGAGACTTTGGCTTTGATCCTCTGGGTCTGG GATCTGACCCAGAGACCTTGAGGTGGAATGTGCAGTCGGAGATCGTGCATTGCAGATGGGCCATGTTGGGTGCAGCGGGTATTTTTATCCCTGAATTCTTGACAAAGATTGGGATCCTGAATACGCCATCATGGTACTCTGCTGGAGAACTAGAATACTTCACCGACACCACAACACTCTTCGTCGTTGAGATGATCCTCATCGGTTGGGCCGAGGGAAGACGGTGGGCGGACATCATCAAGCCTGGATGTGTGAACACTGACCCCATCTTCCCAAACAACAAGCTTACTGGAACTGATGTTGGCTACCCAGGCGGCCTGTGGTTTGACCCTCTTGGCTGGGGAACCGGCTCTCCTGAGAAAGTCAAGGAATTGAGGACAAAAGAGATCAAGAATGGGAGGTTGGCGATGTTGGCTGTAATGGGTGCATGGTTCCAACACATCTACACTGGTACAGGACCAATTGACAACCTCTTTGCTCACCTTGCTGATCCTGGGCATAACAACGTTTTTGCT GCTTTCACCAACAAGTGA
- the LOC113717260 gene encoding uncharacterized protein: protein MGPIVLTQLATGLSVLAGAVVVKSVMDSKTMFGPGQFPRCPTCNGTGRVACLCSRWSDGDIGCRTCAGSGRRSCTSCGGSGTGRPIPVQLSAGPPRNQPSS from the coding sequence ATGGGTCCAATCGTATTGACTCAACTAGCAACGGGGTTGAGCGTTCTGGCCGGGGCCGTTGTGGTGAAGTCAGTAATGGATTCTAAGACCATGTTCGGGCCGGGCCAGTTTCCCAGATGCCCAACGTGCAACGGCACGGGCCGGGTCGCCTGCCTATGCTCTCGCTGGTCGGACGGGGACATTGGCTGTCGAACATGTGCTGGGTCGGGTCGTAGGTCTTGCACTAGCTGTGGTGGTTCAGGGACCGGTCGCCCTATTCCGGTTCAGCTCTCTGCTGGTCCTCCTCGCAACCAGCCTTCTTCTTGA
- the LOC113717259 gene encoding DNA N(6)-methyladenine demethylase ALKBH1A-like, producing the protein MYGSDKAVDDSERTAFRKAEKKYKLYYDNTNNKRKKKPRAVDLSEVIDFKCILESYNQNNELPAGVFKLTSSFGTPVFGLDSRPGFYFIPGALSVEEQCQWIRESLASFPHPPNRTNHNAIYGPLENLFAAAKEERVLVEIEQPRDIVSEIDSVHDAQITPRWKFSGELDKSCRGDACKSVSASVLLRKLRWCTLGLQFDWSKRSYNVSLPHIKIPEALCCLAKRLAKPAMPPGQDFQPEAAIVNYFALGDMLGGHLDDMEKDWSKPIVSISLGCKAIFLLGGKSREDPPLAMFLRSGDVVLMAGEARECFHGVPRIFTDTESAEIVDLESQFSREDSFPFLDYVRSSRININIRQVF; encoded by the exons ATGTACGGGTCGGATAAAGCCGTCGACGATTCGGAGCGTACAGCTTTCAGGAAAgcagaaaagaaatacaaactTTACTACGATAATACTAACAACAAGAG GAAAAAGAAGCCGAGAGCGGTAGATTTGTCGGAGGTCATTGATTTCAAGTGTATTTTAGAATCCTATAATCAGAATAATGAACTTCCAGCTGGAGTTTTCAAGCTTACATCCAGTTTCGGCACGCCTGTATTCGGCTTGGATAGTCGGCCTG GGTTTTACTTCATTCCGGGAGCTTTGAGCGTTGAGGAGCAATGCCAGTGGATAAGAGAGAGTTTAGCAAGTTTTCCTCACCCACCTAACAGGACGAATCATAATGCTATTTACGGGCCTCTAGAGAACTTGTTTGCTGCTGCCAAAGAAGAAAGGGTCTTGGTTGAAATTGAGCAGCCAAGGGATATAGTTTCCGAGATTGATTCTGTGCATGATGCCCAAATTACTCCGAGGTGGAAATTCTCTGGCGAGTTAGATAAATCATGCAGAGGAGATGCATGTAAATCAGTGTCTGCCTCTGTCTTGCTGCGGAAGTTGCGTTGGTGCACTCTTGGCCTGCAATTTGACTGGTCTAAG AGGAGCTATAATGTTTCCCTCCCTCACATTAAGATACCTGAGGCTCTTTGTTGCCTTGCTAAAAGGTTGGCCAAGCCTGCAATGCCTCCTGGTCAAGATTTCCAGCCAGAAGCTGCAATAGTGAACTACTTTGCTCTAG GAGATATGCTGGGTGGGCACCTCGATGACATGGAAAAAGATTGGAGTAAACCGATTGTCAGCATAAG CTTGGGTTGCAAAGCTATTTTTCTTCTTGGGGGAAAGTCTAGGGAGGATCCACCACTTGCAATGTTCCTTAGAAGTGGCGATGTTGTACTTATGGCTGGAGAAGCGAGGGAGTGCTTTCATG GTGTTCCTAGGATCTTCACTGACACAGAAAGTGCTGAAATAGTTGATTTGGAATCACAATTTTCAAGAGAAgattcttttcctttccttgaTTATGTTAGATCTTCAAGGATCAACATCAATATTAGACAAGTTTTCTGA
- the LOC113715759 gene encoding uncharacterized protein isoform X2, producing the protein MACRTVFRTVLTEAWRPLPGKLTSFSFPAQKIPTTNLRCGCNVPKTRNLCIGRRTRHPNCSDNGNPSPSSADDQDQDPPQEAVLKAISVSRAEGRVGQTTNVVIGGTVTDDSTNEWLALDKKVNSYPTVRGFTAIGTGGDDFVQAMVVAVESVIQQPIPEGQVKQKLSSRGKYVSVNIGPVQVVSSEQVQAVYNAMRRDDRMKYFL; encoded by the exons ATGGCGTGCAGGACTGTGTTCAGAACTGTATTGACAGAAGCATGGCGACCTTTGCCTGGAAAATTAACATCTTTTTCCTTTCCAGCCCAAAAAATTCCAACGACTAATTTGAGATGTGGCTGTAATGTTCCCAAGACTCGAAATTTATGCATTGGGAGGAGAACCCGTCATCCCAATTGCTCCGATAATGGAAACCCGTCACCTTCATCTGCAGATGACCAAGACCAAGACCCCCCTCAAGAAGCTGTTCTCAAGGCTATTTCAG TTTCGAGGGCAGAAGGGAGGGTAGGACAAACGACAAATGTGGTCATTGGAGGTACAGTAACAGATGATTCAACTAATGAGTGGCTTGCTCTGGATAAGAAG GTGAATTCCTACCCAACTGTCCGAGGGTTCACAGCTATTGGAACTGGAGGTGATGATTTTGTACAGGCTATGGTTGTTGCTGTAGAATCAGTAATTCAACAGCCAATACCTGAG GGTCAGGTGAAGCAGAAACTATCCTCTAGAGGCAAATACGTGTCGGTAAATATTGGACCTGTCCAAGTTGTTTCAAGTGAGCAg GTCCAAGCTGTATACAACGCCATGAGGAGAGATGACAGGATGAAATACTTTTTGTAG
- the LOC113715759 gene encoding uncharacterized protein isoform X3 produces MACRTVFRTVLTEAWRPLPGKLTSFSFPAQKIPTTNLRCGCNVPKTRNLCIGRRTRHPNCSDNGNPSPSSADDQDQDPPQEAVLKAISEVSRAEGRVGQTTNVVIGGTVTDDSTNEWLALDKKVNSYPTVRGFTAIGTGGDDFVQAMVVAVESVIQQPIPEGQVKQKLSSRGKYVSVNIGPVQVVSSEQ; encoded by the exons ATGGCGTGCAGGACTGTGTTCAGAACTGTATTGACAGAAGCATGGCGACCTTTGCCTGGAAAATTAACATCTTTTTCCTTTCCAGCCCAAAAAATTCCAACGACTAATTTGAGATGTGGCTGTAATGTTCCCAAGACTCGAAATTTATGCATTGGGAGGAGAACCCGTCATCCCAATTGCTCCGATAATGGAAACCCGTCACCTTCATCTGCAGATGACCAAGACCAAGACCCCCCTCAAGAAGCTGTTCTCAAGGCTATTTCAG AAGTTTCGAGGGCAGAAGGGAGGGTAGGACAAACGACAAATGTGGTCATTGGAGGTACAGTAACAGATGATTCAACTAATGAGTGGCTTGCTCTGGATAAGAAG GTGAATTCCTACCCAACTGTCCGAGGGTTCACAGCTATTGGAACTGGAGGTGATGATTTTGTACAGGCTATGGTTGTTGCTGTAGAATCAGTAATTCAACAGCCAATACCTGAG GGTCAGGTGAAGCAGAAACTATCCTCTAGAGGCAAATACGTGTCGGTAAATATTGGACCTGTCCAAGTTGTTTCAAGTGAGCAg TGA
- the LOC113715759 gene encoding uncharacterized protein isoform X1 codes for MACRTVFRTVLTEAWRPLPGKLTSFSFPAQKIPTTNLRCGCNVPKTRNLCIGRRTRHPNCSDNGNPSPSSADDQDQDPPQEAVLKAISEVSRAEGRVGQTTNVVIGGTVTDDSTNEWLALDKKVNSYPTVRGFTAIGTGGDDFVQAMVVAVESVIQQPIPEGQVKQKLSSRGKYVSVNIGPVQVVSSEQVQAVYNAMRRDDRMKYFL; via the exons ATGGCGTGCAGGACTGTGTTCAGAACTGTATTGACAGAAGCATGGCGACCTTTGCCTGGAAAATTAACATCTTTTTCCTTTCCAGCCCAAAAAATTCCAACGACTAATTTGAGATGTGGCTGTAATGTTCCCAAGACTCGAAATTTATGCATTGGGAGGAGAACCCGTCATCCCAATTGCTCCGATAATGGAAACCCGTCACCTTCATCTGCAGATGACCAAGACCAAGACCCCCCTCAAGAAGCTGTTCTCAAGGCTATTTCAG AAGTTTCGAGGGCAGAAGGGAGGGTAGGACAAACGACAAATGTGGTCATTGGAGGTACAGTAACAGATGATTCAACTAATGAGTGGCTTGCTCTGGATAAGAAG GTGAATTCCTACCCAACTGTCCGAGGGTTCACAGCTATTGGAACTGGAGGTGATGATTTTGTACAGGCTATGGTTGTTGCTGTAGAATCAGTAATTCAACAGCCAATACCTGAG GGTCAGGTGAAGCAGAAACTATCCTCTAGAGGCAAATACGTGTCGGTAAATATTGGACCTGTCCAAGTTGTTTCAAGTGAGCAg GTCCAAGCTGTATACAACGCCATGAGGAGAGATGACAGGATGAAATACTTTTTGTAG
- the LOC113715619 gene encoding uncharacterized protein, translated as MIKQKAHAVIPAHLVAEAISTLHGLDLRWSGPITPSEMQYVQQYVFAKYPEYSNGLVEEGDEIDPYKICVNEESSENMLEDGRGKSPKNIGARDSSSPSFGSSTTDLDRKQLEPSRLLDILNKKTSLQGNFISIPEIQVRNRALQQCGLKEEEYLVLFAPTVKEATMLIGESYPFFRGNYYMTILGEETDSIRTYVASKDSKTIAAPETWLDLRIKGSQLSQYFRRKCKYNPKGLFAYPAYVNDTRHSMHWISEAHRNSWHVLFDATALDFGKDRLTLALHRPDFVLCTVESTHPQPSRITCLLVRRKSFDTSAPSA; from the coding sequence ATGATAAAACAGAAAGCACATGCAGTAATTCCAGCTCACTTGGTAGCCGAAGCAATTTCCACACTCCATGGCCTTGATCTAAGATGGTCAGGACCAATTACGCCCAGCGAAATGCAATATGTACAGCAATATGTCTTTGCAAAGTATCCTGAGTACTCCAATGGCCTCGTGGAAGAAGGAGACGAGATTGATCCGTACAAAATCTGCGTCAACGAAGAGTCTTCAGAGAACATGCTTGAGGACGGCAGGGGAAAGTCCCCCAAGAACATCGGCGCAAGGGACTCATCTTCGCCTTCTTTTGGCAGTTCTACCACTGATTTGGACAGAAAGCAACTGGAGCCCTCAAGATTACTTGACATCCTCAACAAGAAGACTTCTCTTCAGGGGAATTTTATTTCAATCCCTGAAATACAAGTTCGTAATCGAGCCTTGCAGCAGTGTGGgctaaaagaagaagaatactTGGTTCTTTTCGCTCCTACCGTCAAAGAAGCCACCATGCTGATAGGAGAGTCGTACCCTTTCTTCAGAGGGAACTACTATATGACCATCCTTGGAGAAGAAACTGATTCCATAAGGACATATGTCGCATCCAAGGACTCTAAGACTATCGCAGCACCAGAGACTTGGTTGGACTTGAGGATTAAGGGTTCACAGCTTAGCCAGTACTTCAGGAGAAAGtgcaaatacaatccaaaaggtcTTTTTGCTTACCCTGCTTATGTTAACGACACCCGTCACTCGATGCATTGGATCTCGGAAGCACATAGGAATTCTTGGCATGTACTTTTTGATGCAACTGCATTGGATTTTGGGAAAGATCGGCTAACCCTTGCGCTACACAGGCCTGATTTTGTGTTATGTACAGTTGAGAGTACACATCCTCAGCCGTCCAGAATCACTTGCCTCTTAGTAAGAAGAAAATCATTCGACACCTCAGCACCTTCAGCTTAG
- the LOC113716608 gene encoding arabinogalactan O-methyltransferase 1, with product MEKSGNMSIKRHFSPEKRWLLGTTVVCLFGGALFLAAYVSIPETPLFCKSMPGFLAKGSYSDETLQRNAIVHYATSRVVPQQSLDEIRVSFDVLKAKSPCNFLVFGLGHDSLMWASLNPGGTTLFLEEDPKWVDTVLKDAPYLRAHTVKYRTKLSEADDLLKQYPSQPECSAEKPFLRGNTKCKLALNMLPWEVYNKEWDLIMIDAPRGYFAEAPGRMAAIYSAAVMARNRKGSGVTHVFLHDVDRKVEKVYAETFLCRKNRVKSVGRLWHFEIPPATDSNPQFC from the coding sequence ATGGAAAAATCTGGTAATATGTCTATTAAGCGCCATTTTAGTCCTGAGAAACGATGGTTACTGGGCACAACAGTTGTCTGCTTATTTGGTGGAGCGCTGTTTCTTGCGGCTTATGTAAGCATACCGGAGACTCCCCTTTTCTGCAAATCCATGCCGGGCTTCTTGGCAAAAGGTTCATACTCGGATGAGACGCTCCAGCGCAACGCTATTGTCCACTACGCCACATCTCGCGTAGTCCCGCAACAATCACTGGACGAGATCCGAGTTTCCTTTGACGTCCTCAAAGCTAAGTCCCCATGCAACTTCCTAGTCTTCGGACTCGGCCACGATTCCCTCATGTGGGCTTCACTCAATCCGGGTGGTACAACGTTATTCCTAGAAGAAGATCCCAAGTGGGTCGACACAGTTCTCAAGGACGCACCGTATCTTCGTGCCCACACGGTCAAGTACCGGACTAAACTCTCCGAGGCCGATGATCTCCTGAAACAGTACCCGTCCCAACCGGAGTGTTCTGCTGAGAAACCGTTCCTCCGCGGAAACACGAAGTGCAAGTTGGCGCTGAATATGTTGCCGTGGGAAGTTTATAACAAGGAGTGGGACCTGATCATGATTGATGCCCCGAGAGGGTATTTTGCGGAGGCGCCGGGGCGGATGGCCGCGATATATTCAGCGGCTGTTATGGCAAGGAATAGGAAGGGATCGGGAGTGACGCATGTGTTCTTGCACGACGTAGATCGAAAGGTGGAGAAAGTTTATGCAGAAACGTTTCTGTGTCGTAAAAATCGTGTCAAGTCCGTCGGAAGGCTTTGGCATTTTGAGATACCTCCCGCCACAGATTCCAACCCACAGTTTTGCTAG